The window GAATATATATAATTGCTCATCAATCTGATAAATCTAGACATCAATTGTTCTCGCACACTTAGGTCATACAACAAGTCTAGATTTCTAAGGTTTTGGTTGGAGTGTAGTTATATGAAGTGTGTAATAACTGAACCAGTCTTCAATACCTCAAAGTCTTCTCGCTATAGAACTTTTGATTTTATACGGAATATTGAACCTCTCATACTTATCAAAGACATGCCATCGGAATaattcatgtatatatatataactgtgtataatctatgtataggctagaaaaaataaacattGAATCTGACCGATTATTTGTGTAACGATCCTTTTTTATAGGCTTGTTTTCTGTTCTTCTAATGAAATTTCAGGTTTCTTTCAGCTTATGAATGGTTGAGATCGCTAAGTTACAAATTTAAATCCAGATTACACGACATTGCAAATGAATATTTGCAAAATGAGTGCAATTTAACCTGCTATCTTATTTTTCAGGTTAATCAATTCCACTGACTATGCAGTGACGTGTGGGCAGTATAATCGATTGAACTCGTGTCAATGAAgcttaaaaaatagaaaaacacaTTTCACGTAAACTACAGGAGCAATACGTGACCAACAAAACCGTGATTTCCAATCTggtaaaataaattatttcaatATTGAAGCCTAATAAAACAAATTCCATGAGTTCATAATCAACTAGTAGAAAGTAGAAACCAAGTTGCAACTCCAAGTACCTAACgtgaaaaacacaaaatattcaAAATTCATAAACTAGTTAATAAAGAAGAGCTCCAAATAATGACACCACAAACGCCATTGTAGTTGGAGTAGCAGCTGCAGTAGTACCACTACTAGTTGGGGAAGTCTGGTTAGCAGATTGAGGTGGGGATTCTGGTTCTAAAACTTTGATTATCATTTTCAAACCCCTCTCGCAATGTCCTGATACTCCACTAATGAAGTAGTACAACCCTGGTTGCTCCAATTTATAGATGGTTTTTCCATTGTTAGAGAAGAAAATTGGATGACTCGACTTGCATTTCTCGTACTCTTCTTTGGTCACCACCAGAACCGAATCTTTCTTATACTCAAAACCTACGTACACCACATAGACATTATGGGTCAAATAACAGTAAAGATCATCAATTAGTTTCATGGAAAATAAAACATTAAGCAAGTAAGATCAattacagtcaaacctctctataacaacctcgtttgttccaaatatttttggatgttatagcgaagtgctgttatatagaacatatattataacataatatgaaaattggttccgaaaaagcttggcttttatagtgaagagttgttatatagggatattgttatagagaggtctgattGTATATACACTGacagtataattttttttatatatactacTATAGTGAGACATCTCTATAACAGTTATCCTTTATAACAACACTTCCTTATAACGGCCAAGTTTTCTTTGAAAAACTTCTTTgttttatgttataatatatgcaCTCTATAATAAACTTAATTATAGCAAtcaaaaaatatcggaacaaacgagACTGTTATTGAACGGTTTgacattatatatatacataagatttGCAATAACAGATAACTAATAGTAACATGTAACTTTCATATCAAAATCCATACTGTGTTATTAGTGAGTACATGCTATAATCGGTTATACTGCATCGATAAAGTATTAGTAACCTATTTACACTCCTGTTTATAACTTGGGTGTGCTTTTGATACATATAGTTGAACAATGTTTAGAAGAAGCATAAGtttataatatttaattatgaTAGTAAAATTATATTTTGGATGCCTTTGAACGTGAAGAGATATAATGGATAATGCTTAAGATAAAGAAGAGTACTGACTTAAGGTGTCGCCAATCTTAAACCTATT is drawn from Nicotiana tabacum cultivar K326 chromosome 22, ASM71507v2, whole genome shotgun sequence and contains these coding sequences:
- the LOC107793509 gene encoding early nodulin-like protein 5 encodes the protein MDSSKAFLYLVFFLFSLHFFTVFATEFAVGGDKGWAVPKVKDDQVYDQWAGKNRFKIGDTLSFEYKKDSVLVVTKEEYEKCKSSHPIFFSNNGKTIYKLEQPGLYYFISGVSGHCERGLKMIIKVLEPESPPQSANQTSPTSSGTTAAATPTTMAFVVSLFGALLY